In Timaviella obliquedivisa GSE-PSE-MK23-08B, a single window of DNA contains:
- a CDS encoding DUF928 domain-containing protein — protein MVSSNFKYLQTISAGTIAGGMFWLNSVSLVQALLIDSNSFLVSEETTGSSIWGGGGRTSQQTNGSTHGPCDMNVSNQERMVALIPKRQNWITTTDEHPTFWFYLPAKADEFASVKFVLHSLDRTQTPLYSKFLEPTEALPGVIQIKIPDTVPALETARSHEWLLILTCKEGTELPLRNTVTRVLPSPELTADLRMASTPEAKSAAYFKHGIWLNALKVVGDRHSADLSNVPWKTQWKKLLEDEHVNLQRIVPGIADKPIVNCCRSTGE, from the coding sequence ATGGTTAGTTCTAATTTTAAGTATTTGCAAACGATCTCGGCAGGAACGATCGCAGGCGGGATGTTTTGGTTGAACTCTGTCAGTTTGGTTCAGGCTCTACTGATCGATTCCAATTCCTTCTTGGTTTCCGAAGAAACGACAGGTTCTAGTATTTGGGGAGGGGGCGGAAGAACATCTCAGCAAACGAATGGATCAACACATGGTCCGTGTGACATGAATGTATCGAATCAGGAGCGCATGGTTGCGTTGATACCTAAACGTCAGAATTGGATTACAACTACGGATGAACATCCGACCTTCTGGTTTTATCTTCCGGCAAAGGCGGATGAATTTGCCTCTGTAAAATTTGTTCTTCATTCACTTGATCGGACACAAACACCGCTTTATAGCAAATTCCTGGAACCTACAGAGGCATTGCCAGGTGTTATTCAGATCAAGATTCCAGATACAGTTCCAGCGTTAGAGACTGCTCGCTCCCATGAGTGGTTACTTATTTTAACTTGTAAGGAAGGTACAGAGTTACCTCTCCGAAATACTGTTACAAGAGTTTTGCCTAGTCCCGAATTGACGGCTGATTTAAGAATGGCATCGACTCCTGAGGCAAAATCGGCTGCTTATTTTAAGCATGGAATCTGGTTGAATGCGTTGAAGGTAGTAGGCGATCGCCACAGTGCTGATTTGAGTAATGTTCCTTGGAAGACTCAGTGGAAAAAGTTATTAGAAGATGAGCATGTGAACCTACAAAGAATTGTCCCAGGTATTGCAGACAAGCCTATTGTTAACTGCTGTCGGTCTACTGGGGAGTAG